The Dehalobacter sp. DCM sequence GAGCAATTCTGTCAGGCTGAACTCTTCTTTCAGAAATTCCAGCGTACTGTTATCATGCCGCGCTAAAAATAACAACTTATCAATCAGTTCCTGCATATTCACGGCTTCATTCCGAATTGCCGTCACGGATTCCTGTAAGACTTCGGTATCATTCTTTCCCCAGCGGTCAAGCATATCAGCATACCCCTGGATGACAGCAATCGGCGTCCGCAGCTCGTGTGATGCATCAGAGACAAATTGTTTCTGTCTATTATATTGATCTTCGAGCCTGTTCATCATTTCATTGAAGGTCAGCGCCAGTTCCTTTAGTTCATTTTTTGATCCGCTAACGTTGATCCTCAAATTTAAATTTTGCTCAGATATATCTCTGACCGTCCGGGTCATATCTTTAATTGGCTGAAAAATGCCCTTACCCGATAAACCAATCGCGATGAGTGCAAGAAAAAGAAAGACCAGATATACCATACCCATAATTGCCGCAAGAGAACGCAGTGTCCATAACTCATCCTGAATATCCGTATAGATGACCATCTTTACAGCGTTACTGCCCACAGAAAAATTCTTCTGCATTGAAAAGTATATATGCTGGCCGTTAAGCGCAATACCATATGCACTTTTGGAACCGTATTCCCTAAACCCGTGATCCATTGTAAGATCAATTTTCAGTTGAGGGTCATCGGCATAGAGCAGGACATTGTTTTCTTGGCAATAATCTTGTATTAAAGCATAAAGTTCACCGTTTAATTCACCGTCTGTTAAAGGGGGTGCCACAAGATCCCTGTGGAGTATCTCCTGAATACCCGCTTGATTCTGCTGTACCGCGGCGTGTATCCTGATGCCGCCGAATAGCAGGATAACCGCAAGACCGGCACCAAACATCGTAATAAGTAATATTCCGATATAACGAAATGAAAGGGTCAGCCGAATAGAATACTGAATCTTCTCCCGAATCCATTGATACATAAAAATGACCATGTAGACCGGGAAAAACACGATCTTTCGAATATTTACCGGCTTCTTAGTTGTATTTGTATTCCTGTCCGAATTCGTACTCTTATCCATACAAGACTCTCAACCATGCCTTTTCCCAGTCTCTAGTATTATGATCTTTCAATAATTAGACAAATATATTCTTTTTGGGTCCGGTCCACGCACCACATTCCGCTTTCGGCTCTTGCGCCATCCGTGAATTTGCATTAAGGAAGTTAAAATTCTTTTGCCCTCCTTGGCGAATTTTAACTTAGGTCCATCCATGGACCGTTGCGCTTCGCAATCCTACTCCGCTTATCGCCGGAAGTGTGGCACGCAGACCGAGCTATGGGGGTTGAATGAGCCTTTAACTCATGAAGAAAGCGGTTGTTCGCCGTTATTATCTGGTTGTTTAAATAAATATCCAACGCCTCTTACCGTGTGAATAAATTGTAGTCCATATTTCTGATCAATTTTGTTGCGTAAATACTTGATATAGACGTCGGTAACATTCGTATCTCCAAAATAGTCATATCCCCATACATGGTCAAGTATTTTCTCCCGGGACAGAACAATACCCCGGTTCTCCATCAAATAGGCGAGAAGCTCGAATTCCTTTTTGGACAAAGCGATATCTGACTCCTTGAACGATACGCGATATTCATCTTTATACAACCTAAGGGGTCCAGCCTCCAGAATATTATGCTGATCCTCCTTTTTCCCTCTGCGTTTCAAGATGACCCGGATCCGTGCGAGTAATTCCTCAATGGCAAACGATTTTGTCATGTAGTCGTCTGCTCCGCTATCAAGTCCCATGACCTTGTCGGAGACATCATCTTTTGCTGTCAGCATAATTATCGGAATGTCGGATTCCTTTCGGACACGTCGACATATTTCTATACCGCTTAATCCCGGCAGCATGAGATCCAAAATAATCAAATCCGCCTTCCCGGCAAGCGCCTTTTCGTAACCCGCTCTTCCATCGTGTGCCAGCTCGACGTCATAGCCCTCATGTGTCAGTTCAAGTTCCAGGAAACGGGCAATCTTTACTTCATCCTCAATAACCAAGATTTTGGTTTTCATTATGCCCTCCCCATTGATTCGTAGTATTGAGGCAATTAATGATTATGCCATTTCATTATACGAGTAAATGAACCTGCAAACAACAGAGTTTCACAGGTTCATTTTTCGCTCACACCTCATACCATCGCCGTATATTACTATCCGATTGTAATTTCATTATATCCGTCTTCTTTTTTCTCTTCCTTAGTGTTGGGTTGGTTAGATTCAGGTTGATCCTCTTGATGTTGTGTTTCGCAGGTAACCGGTTTTTCACGCATCTTGTCCGCAGCATCCCTTACTTTGCTGCTAATTTCGTCTACAAATTCATTGACATTGACATCCTCGCCTTGTTCCTTTCTGACACGGATGCGGTATCCCATGAGATAAAGGACGACGAATGCTGCGATATCAATCCATATGATCGGCAACGTGATCAACACGGCAATGATCAAGATGTTCAACGGAATATTCAGAAAAGTACTTCCAGCCTTTTCAATTATGATCCGGGTTGCAAAACCTTTACGGATAAGCTCCCTGACCTTTTTGCCAAAACTCTTCGTATCTTTCTCTGCTTTTTTTTGATGTGCATTAGACTTAAATCCATGTTTCTTTTCAAATTCAACAATCGCACTGATGAGATCGCCATTATTTTTTTCGAGAAGATCCTTAGCCTCAGAATAACTGCAATTGGTTCTTTTTCTCATCTCATCGATTTGTTCCAAACTGATAGTCATGTAGTATCAACTCCATTTCTTTATTATGGCCTTATTCTAAACCCCCGCGATTAAACCGTACTAAGCAAATAATTAGAATTTAATTAAAATTACCTTAATAGAAGCTTATAGTGGCTATTCATAGCACAAAAACGAGAAATATGACTATTTATTATAAATGCTTCTGGCGAATTGACATAGCCAAAATTAATAATTATAATTATTTTCGATGCGAAATATTTGCACAAGAAATATCAATGGTAATAGTGTCGTTGTAAGGAGGGATAATCTAAAATTGGATAAAAAGTACAGCGAGGTGGATTTAGTCAAGCTTTTTTTCGAAATATTTAAGAGTTTCAAGCGAAACATGAGTAAGTGTTTTGTGGATAATGGTGTGACAATGCCGCAAGGAATGGTACTTACTGTCCTTACGCATCATGGCGAGATGAAAATCTCAGAATTAAGCAATGCCGTCAATTTATCGAACAGCACAATTTCCGGTATTGTCGATCGATTGGAAAAACAGGAGCTTGTTATCCGAACTCGGAGTGAGGATGATCGACGGATCGTCTATGTTAAAGCAAGTCCAAAAGCGGAATCATTCCATAAACAACACCATGACATGATACGCCAAAACATGGAGAAGATGCTAAGCAAAGCAACCCCGGAGGAAATTGAGAAAATATATGATGGGCTGACCGTATTAAAAAAAGTATTAAATCAAGATACATGATTCTCTGCTTCCGCGCATATTAATATCGTTGCTTTACGTCTTCCAAAGTATAATCTTAGAAAGGATACCCTATATGCTGAAATTATTTCGGTTTTTAAAGCCGTATCGATTAATGATTATCGGTGTCGTCATCATGGTTTTCCTTCAATCCATGGGCGACCTTTATCTGCCGACACTGATGGCGGATATTATCAACGAAGGCGTTATGAACGGAGATACTCAGAAAATCCTGCATATCGGCGGAATTATGCTTCTGGTCGCCGGTGCGGCTACCTTCTGTTCCATAATCGCCAGTTACTTAGCCTCAAAATCAGCCGTGGGATTAGGCACGATTCTGCGCAGTAAGATTTTTAATCGCGTAGAAAGTTTTTCTCTTCATGAATTTGACAAGATTGGCACGTCAACCCTGATTACGCGAACGACGAATGATATTACCCAGATTCAGATGGTGACCATCCTGATTCTGCGTATGATGATCAGCGCACCCATTATGGCCGTCGGCGGCATTATTCTGGCATTGCGTCAGGATAAGGAGTTGACTTGGGTTCTTGCCGTTTCGATTCCCCTTCTGGCAATTATTGTCGCCTTCATCGCGTCGAAAATGATCCCGCTGTTTCGGAAGATCCAATTCAAAATTGACAAAATCAACTTGGTACTGCGGGAAAAGCTGACCGGTGTACGTGTTATTCGAGCTTTTAATACCATCGAGTTTGAAAGAAAACGTTTTGAAGCCGCTAATGTTGATTTAACTAACACCTTTATTAAGGTCAATAAAATTATGGCCTTTATGATGCCGTCCATCATGCTGATTATGAACCTGACCTCACTGGCGATCCTCTGGTTCGGCGGCATCCGCATCAGTGTCGGTGATATGAGCCTTGGTGCCCTGACTGCATTTACACAGTATGCCATGCAGATTATGTTTTCGATGCTGATGCTGGCGATGATGTTTATCATGGTACCCCGCTCCCAGGCTGCGGCTATTCGTATCAATGAAGTACTTGATACCCAACCTGAAATACTTGATGCCAGGGAGCTTAAAGATTCCTTCTTAGGCAAAGGCTATGTCGAATTTAAAGATGTTACCTTCAGTTATCACGGGGCCGAGGAGCCAGCGATTCGGAACATTACATTTGCTGCCAGACCCGGCGAAATTACGGCGATCATCGGCAGTACCGGCGCAGGCAAATCCACGCTTATCAATCTTATTCCTCGTTTTTATGATGTCGACAGCGGCAGTATCCTGATTGACGGAGTGGACATCAGAGAAATTTCCCAGGAAAACCTGCGGCGGAAAATCGGGCTTGTCCCCCAGAAAGCGATTCTTTTTTCTGGGACGATCGCGGACAATATCCGCTTCGGATATGAGCAGGCAACAGATGAAGAAGTCAGCCATGCTGCTGAAGTAGCACAAGCATCCGAATTTATCGACAAAATGGACGGCCGGTATGATCATAAAATCGCTCAAGGCGGTTTAAATGTATCCGGCGGACAGAAACAGCGTCTGGCTATTGCCCGAGCCCTGGTCCGCAAACCGGAAATCTATATTTTCGATGATAGTTTCTCCGCTCTGGACTTTAAAACCGATGCTCGCTTGCGGGCAGCACTGAAAAAAGAAATTGCTGAATCTACCGTTCTAATTGTTGCACAGCGGGTGGGGACTGTTATGGACGCTGATCGGATCATCGTCCTGGATAACGGTCGGATAGCCGGTATCGGCACACACAAAGATTTGCTGAAAAGCTGTGACGTCTATCATGAAATTGTTTCATCCCAGCTGTCTGAGGAGGAAATAGCATGAGCGAAGTAAATAACACCCAGCAATCACGGCCGAACAGCAATCAGCGCAGACCTTTCGGTCCGGGCAGTGGCCCCGGCGGCGGTCCCGGCGGACATTTCGGAGCGCCGACTGAAAAAGCCAAGAATTTCAAAGGCAGTCTCCGCAGGCTGATTCGATATTTAAAACCACATAAACGCAATCTGATCATTGTCCTGATCTTTGCCGTAGCCAGTACATCTTTTACGATTGCCGCACCGAAAATCAGCAGTAAAGCGATCAATAATCTTCAGGAATCCTATATGGCCCGTACGATGCTGAATAAAATGTCCGATGCGCAGACACAGGCTGTCGACAGTATCACCACCCAACTCACCGATGCCCAAAGCAAAGCCGTCGATCAGATCAGCCAAAATATGACCGAAGCCCAGACCACGGCGGTGGATGCCATCGAACAAAAAATAGGGGATGCCCAGAGTAAGGCAGTATCTGGAATTGTCATGCAGATGTCTGCCGTCCAGAAATCGATGCTAGCTCAGTTTAAAGCGATGACGGCCGCCCCGATCTCCGCTTCAACTGCAATTCCTCCTGCGCAGCAGACTCAGATGACTCCGGAAACCCTAAAAGCAATTCAGGAGTTCGTGAAACTGCCGCTAATTGACACCATCAAAGATTCTTCAACTAGAAATGCTACAATCATCAAGATGCTCGACCTGCTGCAGAGTATGCCCGCCACAGGACAGCCTTCCCAACAGTTTGATGCTGACTCCGTCGCCGCAATGAAGACACTGCTTAATCTTCCGATGATCAATTCTATTTCAAATCCCGAGAAAAAAGCACAGATTACGATCCGGGTTATGAACGCGTTTCAGGCTATGCCAAGTACCAGCAGTATCTCTTCCGCATCAATGGACGCTGCTACGGTAAAAGCGGTAAAAGATCTCTTGCAGTTGCCGCTCTTGGCCAATACGGAAGATCCTCAGGCTAAATCCGCCCTGCTTTTGCAAGTGATCGCGGTCTTTAAAATCATGCCATCCTCGGCACTGACCGGTGACAATACATCAGAAACTACTGATAAGATCGATCCTGAAACGCTGGATACAATCGAAGAATTAACCGCGCTGCCTTCTTTGGATTCATTGACAGATGCTCAGACGAAAGCGGCTACCGCAATCAACATGCTGGATTTATTGAATCAGATGCCAAAACCGGCGGATACTACTTCCGACACCGCTACTAGCACTGACACCGACAGTCCCGAGACCATTACGGAGATCGATCCGGAGATGCTCAGTACACTCAAAGCGTTTCTGCAGTTACCGATGCTGAATACGCTTACTGACGCCCAGCAAAAAGCAGATGTCTCCCGGCAGATTATTGAACTTGGCAAGAAGATGTCCGCCAATACCGATTCGGGTATGACACTGTCGGATACGAAAGAGAATGTATCTTTTACAGATGACCAGATTAACAACGCTATCGATGCCATTGCTAAGACCAATGGCGAATATAACTTCCATTATATCGGTATGATCGCCTTGATCCTGATTGCGATATACCTAATCAGTGCCTTGTTCAGTCTGATCATGGGACTCGTGATGTCAGGCGTTTCTCAGCGTACAGTGTACGACTTACGGCGGGAAGTCGATAACAAGCTGCCCAAACTGCCCTTGAAATATTATGATATGCACCCGTATGGCGATATCCTCAGCCGCGTGACCAATGACATCGATACAATTGCCAATACCTTGCAGCAAAGTTTGACCCAAATCATTACCTCTGTCATCACCATTATCGGGTATATCATCATGATGCTGACAATCAGTCCGGCACTCACCCTCATCGTCATTTTTTCCCTGCCGCTCTATGCCATTGCCACCATGGCAATAGCGAAGAAGTCCCAGAAATATTTCGCTGCCCAGCAAAAAGAGCTCGGTGATCTCAGCGGCCATGTTGAGGAAATGTTTAACGGGCATAAGATTGTCAAAGCGTTTGGTAAGGAGAACGATGCCATTGAACAATTTGAAGCGATGAACAGCAGGCTTTTCACGGCCGGCTGGAAAGCCCAATTTGTATCAGGCATCATGTTTCCACTGATGAACTTTATCAGTAATCTGGCTTATGTCGGCATTTGCGTCCTCGGTGGCATCTGGATCACCCGAAGTCTGCTGGGATTGGGTGATATCATTGCCTTCATTCAGTATTCCAGATCCTTTACCATGCCGATCATCCAGACCGCCAATATCGCCAACATTATTCAGTCGACGGTCGCCTGTGCCGAACGTGTTTTTGAAATTTTGGATGAACAGGAAGAGATCCCCGACAGCCCGGAAGCGGTTACCCTCAGTGCGCCTAAAGGCGATATTCAGATCGAACATGTCAGTTTCCGCTATAAAGACAATGTCCCTTTGATCGAGGATATGAATCTGAACGTGAAGTCAGGCGATACCATTGCCATCGTTGGTCCCACCGGCGCCGGGAAAACGACGCTGGTCAACCTCTTGATGCGTTTCTATGAGATCAATTCAGGAAAAATCAGCATTGACGGTGTCGACATTAAGGATATGAAACGCAGCGAGCTGCGTAAGCTGTTCGGAATGGTACTTCAGGACACATGGCTGTTTAACGGGTCTATCCGAGACAATATTGCCTATTCCAAAGAAGATGCAACAATGGATCAAATTGTTCAGGCTGCCAAAGCGGCGTACGCCGACCACTTTATTCGGACTCTTCCAGAAGGGTATCATACGATTCTGAATGAAGAAGCGACGAATATATCCCAAGGACAAAAACAGCTTCTGACAATTGCCCGGGCAATCCTGGCCGATCCGGCGATTCTAATCTTAGACGAAGCGACCAGCAGTGTGGATACCCGTACAGAAGTACTGATCCAAAAAGCGATGGTCAATCTAATGCGAGGCCGTACCAGCTTTGTTATCGCTCATCGTCTTTCTACCATCCGAGAAGCCGAAATGATCCTGGTGATGAATAATGGCAGTATCATTGAGGTGGGCAATCACAAGGAACTTCTGGCTAAGGGCGGTTTTTACAGTGATCTCTACACCAGTCAGTTTGCCGGGGAAGACGAGACTGCTGTTTAAAACTTTAATAGTACCCTTAATTATTTACCGATTAGTTTTAGTGACGACTTAAGCACTTAAAACTCGTACCAGCTTATTTTTGATTGCTGATACGAGTTTTTTCTTTTGTATATCTCAATTTTTCTTCGGTATATATCTATTGTTAATAATGACGAAGTTTTAAAGATTAGTTCACCGTCTCATAACTTTCAACCTTATTCCGGCCTTTCCTTTTGACATGGTACAGGGCCTTGTCGGCCTGCGCAATCAGCTCATCCATGTCGCATGATAAATCAGGAAAAGAAGATATGCCAATGGATAACGTCAAGCATTCATTGGAATTAGCTTCACTGAAGCGAAATTCGTGATTACTAAATGCTTTTCTTAAACGCTCCATGACCCCACTGGCTTCATGGGCATTGATATCCGGCATAATGACTAAGAACTCGTCTCCCCCGTAACGAAAAACGATATCGGACTTCCTGAGTGTTGAATTGAGAAGCTGCGCCGTCTTTTTTAACACCTCGTCGCCGCTATAATGCCCATACGAATCGTTGTACTGCTTAAAGTAATCGATATCAATAATACAGAGGGCCAGAGGCTTTTGACTCCTTACGGCTCTGCTCATCTCCTGATCTAGTCTTTGCTTAAAATACCGGAAATTATACAGTTCCGTAAGACCATCCGTGATGGATAGCTTTTTAAGCAGTTGCTGTGTTTTCCAATTGTGCTCGACGACGACGGCGATAATAGTTGAAGCAAAAAAGTTCGTTGCGGTTAAAATCAATTCTCGAAGAAAAAAAGGGTTATCATGTCTGATCCAGATATTCAAGGGATCCGCCACGGCCAAAACGCTGCAGACGAAAGCGACAAAAAGGCCAATATATCCAAAAAGAAGCGGTGCTATTAAGGTGATAATCAAGATTATACTACCGGCTATGGTCCCCGGCATGACCTTAAGATGACCAAAAACAAACACCCCAATGAGAATGCCAATGATGATACAGCTGGCAGCTAATTTTCGATTATTGGACATCCGCTCTTTGAGCAATGCCTCCAAATCCCGACTGATTTTATTTATTTCACGAATCATTTGAGTATATACCCCTTTTTAAGTAAAACTTGGCTGGCGCCAAGTCCTCAGACGAAGACGGCAGCTATAGCTGCACTTAAGTATTCAGAACGTGAATCAAACTTTCTGGGACAGAAAGTCACTTAGAGTTTTTCTGATATACTAAGAAAAAACAACCGGTTCCGGTTGTGATAAAGCCTAATATCAATATCGACAAAATACAACATTTCTTTAGTAAATTTCACAAATAATAACTTATCGCAACCAATGTTTTTTCCAGAAAAGAATAAGAACGGCGCCGATGATCATAACCGATATAAGATAAAATACCGGCAAGGCATAGGTCGAGTGGGCCAATGGCATATGCTGAAAGTTCATCCCGAAAAATGACGTTAACAGATTGATGGGCAGAAGGATCGTGGCCAAAAGAGTGAGTACTTTCATAATATCATTGGCGCGATTGTCATTAGCCTGTTGATATGTCTCTAAAAGCACTTCGATCAATTCATGCGTCTGACGGGCATTTTCGAGTTTCTGCTGAGTTTCGGCGACAAGGTCCTGCCACGATGGGGTGCCGTTATCATACCTGTCCATTGCTGAAAGCCTGCGGAAAATAGTACCATGCGCATTGAGCGATTTCTTGAACCCAAGTATTTTTTTATGCAGCTGGATGATTTGGCTTCTTTGTCGCCGGTGAGGATTTTCCATGATATCTTCTTCGATCTGGTTCATTTCCTCTTCCAGCATTTCTAATTGTTCTTGATGGTGGTCAAGTATTGTCATGCCTAAAAGCTGGGCCAGATCGGAAGGTGTTCGCAACAAATCCCTTCGCGCCCAGTCCGCTATCCGTTCTATGTCGATCCAGTCGTTCTTCAGCATCGTGATGTTATGCCGCGTTAAAAAAAGTTGTATATCCTCTTCTTTATTATTGGAGTCAAAATCACTGTAGCGGACTAAAAACAGGGATGGATTTAGTCGTTCAAAGCGATAGTCCGTACATTGCAGCAAAGAAGGCAGCCCATCCAGGGTGTGGTTAATGTCATCAGTATCTGGTAAGCGCGCTAAGTGTTCGGCTAAATTGCTCCATTCCGCACTATTGAACAATGATAGGGTAAAACGGGGTAGTCCTCCCTCTATCAGCTTATCCGTAAGCGAGTCTATTTTATCTATCCCGTTTATGGAAATAACATAGTGTTCCATAGACCCTTCACCTCAATATCACTATATCATATTTATCGCATCAGGTCATCGACAGCAGAAAATATCTGTGCCTTGACCCTTTCTTTCATCGCTTCGGCTTCCACCATGGTTTGTCCCTTAAGGCAGAAATAGAACCGTATCTTAGGCTCCGTTCCGGATGGACGCACCATTACGTACCCGCCTCCTTCAAAGGAAAATCTAAGAACGTTTGCCTGAGGAAGACCAATCATTTCTCTTCTGCCCGTTGCCAGCCATAATCGCGTATCAATCTGATAGTCTTCAATTTTTTCCAAGCGCAGGCCGCCCAGTGTATTCGGCTTCATCACTCGCAGACGGTCCATGATCCGATCGATAGACTCTTTTCCCTGCTTACCCGATAACGTCACTGCAACCTGTTCATCAAGATAGGTGCCGTAGCGTTTGAAAATATGCTCCAGAACCTCCGGTAACGTCTTATTCTGGATCCGGCTGAAATAGAGCGCGGCTTCGGCCAGCAGCGCCGCTGCCTGAACTGCATCTTTATCCCGTGCGTACGTTCCGGCGAGGTAGCCATGGCTCTCTTCAAAGCCAAATAAAAACGTTCCCCATCCTTCTTCCATCTTCCTAATTTGTTCACCGATATATTTGAACCCCACATGCACATTGATCGCTTTCATCCCGAAATCCATGGCGATAGCATCACCCAGATCTGTCGAGGCTACCGTTTTAACCACCACACCGTTCTCCGGCAGCGTTCCCTGTGCATTTTTCTGTGAGAGCACGTAGTATTCTAAAATAACGCCAATTTGATTACCGGTAAATCGAATCCACGCGCCCTGTCTATCTCGCGCATAGATACCTACTCTGTCAGCATCCGGATCAGTAGCCAGTACTAAATCCGCCTCCTTTTCCTTCGCCAAATTCAGAGCCATGATAAAGGCAGAAGGATCTTCGGGATTAGGCGAATTTACGGTCGCAAACTCCGGATCAGGCTGTTCTTGTTCTGGAACAGTCCATAGTGAGGTGAATCCCATATTTTGCAGCGCCCGTTGCACAGGTATTCCGCCTGTTCCATGTAGTGGTGTAAATACAATCTTTAAATTCTTTCCCTCTGTGCGGGTAAGATTGGGAGAAAGCAGTGTCTTTTGAATTTCAGATTCGTAAGCAGCGTCAACCTCAGGTCCGACGATTGTAAGCAGCCCTGCTTCACGGGCTGCATTCTCGTCCATAGGGTATACTTCCCAACACGTGGTTTCGGCCATTTTCAAGGCAATCTGCTCAGCCTGCAAAGGGGGAATCTGGCCGCCATCTTCCCAATACACCTTATAACCGTTGTATTCTTTGGGATTGTGGCTGGCGGTAATATTGACACCGGCAATTGTTCCTAAATATCTGACGGCGAAGGAAAGTTCCGGCGTTGGCCGGAGGCTCTCAAAAAGAAAGGCTTTTACCTTATTTGTTGCAAGGACCAACGCGGTTTCCAGCGCGAATTCCCGCGAGAAACGCCTGTTATCGTATGCGATAACGACACCCCTAAGACAGGCTTGCTGTCCATAGGCCAGGATCATATCCGCAAGCCCCTGAGTAACCTTGCGGATAACATAGCGATTCATGCGATTCGTTCCCGCTCCAAGTACACCGCGCAACCCTGCCGTACCAAATTCAAGATCCATATAAAACCGGTCTTCTAACTCTTTCGGATCGGTGATCGCCAATAATTCCTGCCGGGTCAGTGCGTCAAAATAATTATCTTCCGTCCATAAACGCAGGGTATTTCTATATGATTTTTCAGAATCCATTTCTCTTGGTCTCCTCTTATCTATTCTCTGTGGGAGCA is a genomic window containing:
- a CDS encoding DUF4342 domain-containing protein; translation: MTISLEQIDEMRKRTNCSYSEAKDLLEKNNGDLISAIVEFEKKHGFKSNAHQKKAEKDTKSFGKKVRELIRKGFATRIIIEKAGSTFLNIPLNILIIAVLITLPIIWIDIAAFVVLYLMGYRIRVRKEQGEDVNVNEFVDEISSKVRDAADKMREKPVTCETQHQEDQPESNQPNTKEEKKEDGYNEITIG
- a CDS encoding MarR family winged helix-turn-helix transcriptional regulator, whose translation is MDKKYSEVDLVKLFFEIFKSFKRNMSKCFVDNGVTMPQGMVLTVLTHHGEMKISELSNAVNLSNSTISGIVDRLEKQELVIRTRSEDDRRIVYVKASPKAESFHKQHHDMIRQNMEKMLSKATPEEIEKIYDGLTVLKKVLNQDT
- a CDS encoding response regulator transcription factor; protein product: MKTKILVIEDEVKIARFLELELTHEGYDVELAHDGRAGYEKALAGKADLIILDLMLPGLSGIEICRRVRKESDIPIIMLTAKDDVSDKVMGLDSGADDYMTKSFAIEELLARIRVILKRRGKKEDQHNILEAGPLRLYKDEYRVSFKESDIALSKKEFELLAYLMENRGIVLSREKILDHVWGYDYFGDTNVTDVYIKYLRNKIDQKYGLQFIHTVRGVGYLFKQPDNNGEQPLSS
- a CDS encoding sensor histidine kinase; the protein is MDKSTNSDRNTNTTKKPVNIRKIVFFPVYMVIFMYQWIREKIQYSIRLTLSFRYIGILLITMFGAGLAVILLFGGIRIHAAVQQNQAGIQEILHRDLVAPPLTDGELNGELYALIQDYCQENNVLLYADDPQLKIDLTMDHGFREYGSKSAYGIALNGQHIYFSMQKNFSVGSNAVKMVIYTDIQDELWTLRSLAAIMGMVYLVFLFLALIAIGLSGKGIFQPIKDMTRTVRDISEQNLNLRINVSGSKNELKELALTFNEMMNRLEDQYNRQKQFVSDASHELRTPIAVIQGYADMLDRWGKNDTEVLQESVTAIRNEAVNMQELIDKLLFLARHDNSTLEFLKEEFSLTELLQEIVRETEIIDKGHKIALDIHQEISVHADRARLKQAFRIFLDNALKYTPVNGEITVKAQKDSAWTEVSFKDNGIGMTQEELRRIFDRFYRSDQSRTKATGGYGLGLSIAKIIILGHNGKIKVRSKAGEGSEFIILL
- a CDS encoding ABC transporter ATP-binding protein — encoded protein: MLKLFRFLKPYRLMIIGVVIMVFLQSMGDLYLPTLMADIINEGVMNGDTQKILHIGGIMLLVAGAATFCSIIASYLASKSAVGLGTILRSKIFNRVESFSLHEFDKIGTSTLITRTTNDITQIQMVTILILRMMISAPIMAVGGIILALRQDKELTWVLAVSIPLLAIIVAFIASKMIPLFRKIQFKIDKINLVLREKLTGVRVIRAFNTIEFERKRFEAANVDLTNTFIKVNKIMAFMMPSIMLIMNLTSLAILWFGGIRISVGDMSLGALTAFTQYAMQIMFSMLMLAMMFIMVPRSQAAAIRINEVLDTQPEILDARELKDSFLGKGYVEFKDVTFSYHGAEEPAIRNITFAARPGEITAIIGSTGAGKSTLINLIPRFYDVDSGSILIDGVDIREISQENLRRKIGLVPQKAILFSGTIADNIRFGYEQATDEEVSHAAEVAQASEFIDKMDGRYDHKIAQGGLNVSGGQKQRLAIARALVRKPEIYIFDDSFSALDFKTDARLRAALKKEIAESTVLIVAQRVGTVMDADRIIVLDNGRIAGIGTHKDLLKSCDVYHEIVSSQLSEEEIA
- a CDS encoding ABC transporter ATP-binding protein, giving the protein MPKPADTTSDTATSTDTDSPETITEIDPEMLSTLKAFLQLPMLNTLTDAQQKADVSRQIIELGKKMSANTDSGMTLSDTKENVSFTDDQINNAIDAIAKTNGEYNFHYIGMIALILIAIYLISALFSLIMGLVMSGVSQRTVYDLRREVDNKLPKLPLKYYDMHPYGDILSRVTNDIDTIANTLQQSLTQIITSVITIIGYIIMMLTISPALTLIVIFSLPLYAIATMAIAKKSQKYFAAQQKELGDLSGHVEEMFNGHKIVKAFGKENDAIEQFEAMNSRLFTAGWKAQFVSGIMFPLMNFISNLAYVGICVLGGIWITRSLLGLGDIIAFIQYSRSFTMPIIQTANIANIIQSTVACAERVFEILDEQEEIPDSPEAVTLSAPKGDIQIEHVSFRYKDNVPLIEDMNLNVKSGDTIAIVGPTGAGKTTLVNLLMRFYEINSGKISIDGVDIKDMKRSELRKLFGMVLQDTWLFNGSIRDNIAYSKEDATMDQIVQAAKAAYADHFIRTLPEGYHTILNEEATNISQGQKQLLTIARAILADPAILILDEATSSVDTRTEVLIQKAMVNLMRGRTSFVIAHRLSTIREAEMILVMNNGSIIEVGNHKELLAKGGFYSDLYTSQFAGEDETAV
- a CDS encoding GGDEF domain-containing protein translates to MIREINKISRDLEALLKERMSNNRKLAASCIIIGILIGVFVFGHLKVMPGTIAGSIILIITLIAPLLFGYIGLFVAFVCSVLAVADPLNIWIRHDNPFFLRELILTATNFFASTIIAVVVEHNWKTQQLLKKLSITDGLTELYNFRYFKQRLDQEMSRAVRSQKPLALCIIDIDYFKQYNDSYGHYSGDEVLKKTAQLLNSTLRKSDIVFRYGGDEFLVIMPDINAHEASGVMERLRKAFSNHEFRFSEANSNECLTLSIGISSFPDLSCDMDELIAQADKALYHVKRKGRNKVESYETVN
- a CDS encoding magnesium transporter CorA family protein — protein: MEHYVISINGIDKIDSLTDKLIEGGLPRFTLSLFNSAEWSNLAEHLARLPDTDDINHTLDGLPSLLQCTDYRFERLNPSLFLVRYSDFDSNNKEEDIQLFLTRHNITMLKNDWIDIERIADWARRDLLRTPSDLAQLLGMTILDHHQEQLEMLEEEMNQIEEDIMENPHRRQRSQIIQLHKKILGFKKSLNAHGTIFRRLSAMDRYDNGTPSWQDLVAETQQKLENARQTHELIEVLLETYQQANDNRANDIMKVLTLLATILLPINLLTSFFGMNFQHMPLAHSTYALPVFYLISVMIIGAVLILFWKKHWLR